The following nucleotide sequence is from Salvia splendens isolate huo1 chromosome 2, SspV2, whole genome shotgun sequence.
TTTGCAAATTCAATACCAAAATCTAAAAATCTAATGTCAAATATCATTATAATTGTTATATATAAACGTTTTATATTTGTAGGATTATAGTAATAATAtgtttatattatatattaattataatttggaTTTCGGATTACTTCGGAATTTCAAATATCAAATCGGAGATATTATCGATATGTAgcgaaaatccaaaaaaattggGTTTGCTTGAGATCAGatttttagatattttgttCACCCCTACTCAAAATATAATTCTATAAATTGTGTGCAAAGTGTTGTGATTAGGGAGCAACCAAGACAACATGGCTGAGATCACCCACATCTTGCTCAGGCAGATTAGGGACCTCGCCTACAGAACCAATGATGCCATTAGTCTCTATGCCGCCATTAAAGATTCATCCAGAATGTCCTCCAACTTCTTTAAAGATGGATACTCTGTCCACAAGATTGGCTCTGAGATCAAAATTATCAAAAGCGAGATCAAAATTATCAAAAGCGAGGTCGAAAATGTCAGAGAATTTATCGAAAATTTTGGGATAAAAAGCTTCATTCGAGGGCAAAGCTCCGCTCCACAGCCGACCTACTCCTATGACATTCAAGAAGACGAGGTGGAGAAACTTGTATCCCTTTTAGTTGGTGATGAAGTTATTTCTCTGTCGGGGATGGGTGGCATCGGCAAAACGATCAAAAATATCAAAACCGAGCTGGGTAACATGATCCGTGATATTGGGATTGACATCTTCATTGAAGGGCAAAGCTCCGCTCCATTGCCGACCTACCGTCAAGATTTTGTGGGGAGAGAAGAAGAGGTGGAGAAACTTGTATCCCTTTTAGTTGATGATGGAGCAGAACCAGTTATATCGCTGTGGGGGATGGGTGGCATAGGCAAAACTACTATTGCTAGAAAAGTGTACAGTCACCCCACCACCAAGGGCTTCTTCGACTCCTTTGCATGGGTTAGCGTTTCTAGAGAGTTCGACAAATTATCAGTTTTGGAGAATGTCCTCATGCAACTCAGCCCACACCAAATTTCCTCAAATTTGAGCCTCAGAGGGTTGACACACAAATTGTTACAAGTCCAGGAGACTACAAAGTGCATGATTGTCGTTGATGATATTTGGAGCGTTGAACATTGGGGTAAACTTCAGCCTGCCTTTGATAAAAAAACCAAGATTCTATTGATCACACGAAATCACAAAGTTGCAAAGATTGGATCGGCAACCAAGGTTGGGCTCCTCAGCGACGACGAGAGTTGGGAATTACTCAAGAGGAAATCATCTGTATGCAGCAATATTCCAGGTAAATTAATAAACCACCTCTTTCATTCATATTGCAGTATATATATGTTAGAGAAAATTAAAGAGGCGAGGGAGGTGGACATGGAATAGGAACAAGtatataaattgatatataaattGAAATGAAACAAACCAAGAAACTCTCAAGAGACTATGGAAATAAATGTTAGCATAATGATCataatactttttatttttaagtaacTTCACTCCGCACCACTTCCACTATTTTGTAACCTCTCTTTGTAATAACTCTCCATCACTTCATCATTATTACATTATACATATAGTACTAATTATTAGTAACTGTGTACTTCATGCTCATCAATATCAATATACTAGAAATGCTGCTCAATCCATAGTTAGTATTAGTGGGTGGGAATAGAAGCTACTAGTAAAAGAGTAGACTTGCATGTGGTTGTGAATTTTAATTAGGTATGTAAGAATTAACGTTCCTTCACTGCATCACAGATTTCCAAACTAAAGAAAGTAGGCTTGAGAAAATGGGAAAAGATATGGTAGGCAAGTGTGGAAACTTGCCACTTGCCATTTCTCTGCTTGGTGATATATTGAGTGAAGAGAAATCCAGTAAAGAGTGGGATTTGGCTTATAGAAAAGTGATGAAAGGTCATAAAGATTTGATAGGTGGAATTCATCGAGTGTTGCTTCAAAGCTATCTGGATCTCCCGTATTACCTGAAGCCTTGTTTTTTGTACATGAGTATGTACAAGGAAGGTGAACTCATAAATGGATTCGATCTGTGCTTGATGTGGATCGCACAGGGAATGGTATCGTGTGCAGGGAACTCTAGAGAAGTGGACATAGCACAAGAGTACTTAAGTGAGTTGGTGTCTAGATCGCTAGTGGAAGTTGTATATGACGATCGTCATCGGGACCAGACAACCAGAATGTGTATGCTTCATAAAGTTGTGCGAGAGATGTGCTTGTTAATggcagaagaagaagatttcGCCATGAAAGTTGTGGATTATGAGGGTGATCAAGCTTTTAGCCATCTCTGGCATGATAGTTTATCAAGCACCAAAAACCGGCATTTGGTGGTGAATTTCAAAACACAAGTACAAAGGGAAAGCAAGAAGATGATGAAGTGTCACAAAGTTAACACAATAACTGTGCGATCTCTACTCTTGATCAATGACATCCCTGGAAGACCAGAGATTGAATTTCCCGAGTGTGgtttgaagaaattcaaattaCTCAAATCTCTATACATATCCGGAGTTAAGTTCAAGGATGGAAAACTGCCCAAGTCGATCAGTAAGCTAATTGTGCTTCGGAGTTTACGACTGCGTTATTGCAGTTTTAACAAACTGCCATCGTCTGTAAGCAATTTGCTATATTTGCATACCCTTGATTTGTGGAATTGTGGAAACGTACAGATACCAAATGATGTTTTGAGTAGAATGCCACGACTAAGGCACTTGTTCTTTCCTACCTACTCTCCTTCATACTTCGATGAGAAAGAGAGGGGTATACTGATTCTGGAGGGTCTTGAGAATCTAGAGACATTGGTCGGATTCAACAGTTTGGTGCACCGACTTAATTCTCCAACCGAAATGACGAAACTCCAACTCTTTCAAGGTATATTCCACGACAACCAAAGCCTGTCGGAGATCATTCACACCTCCTGTACAAGCTGGAAGAATTTAAAGTGTGGCGGTCTTCAAATCACAGGTGGTTGCTGTTTTTCATCTGAAAAGGAGGAGCATGTGATGCTTTTCAGCAAGTTGTTCAAATTTCAGAACTTGCATATGTCGGTTGAAATAGGTAATCTGTTCAAGGAGTTGGAGTTGGAAAGCCAAGTACGAATCTCAAATTTGCAAAGCTTAGTCCTGTCCGAGAGTGCCATTATGGAGGATCCAATGGACATATTGGGAAAACTTCCCCTTTTGCTAGATTTGTCGATGATTGGCGGATGCTTTCAGGGGGTGGAAATAACTTGTTCTGCGTCTACGTTTCCTAGGCTCGAGAGGCTTCTTATAAGAGACTTACCACACTTGAGACAATGGAATGTGGAGCAAGGAACCATGCCAGTCGTTTATAAGGTGGTTATCGATAACTGCCCCTGCTTGAAGATTGTTCCAGATGGATTCGAATTCCTCCATTCTTTATCATATCTGCGAGTTTGTGGAATGCCTGCATTGGGAGGACGAGTGAGTGAAAGAGGTGAGGATTTCCACAAAGTGCGGCACGTTCCTTCCATTGTGGTCAGGTATGCTTGCCGATTCAAACTTATTATTGCATGCCATGAATTCGAAAGAATGTACCCTTAATCATTCTTTGATTTTGCAGAGATTGAACTCGGTGAAGCAACATGGCTTGTTATATTTCGGTACTGTCTTTACATAATATTTGGAGTTACAATTAATTTGTGGAGAAACCTTTCTTTGGATTGAATTGATATGTGAAATTTCGGTGTTTTTCATGGAGAATTTGAAGACCACAATGTGACTACCCAGAGAGTTTTTTGTTGTCTGTTTCTTTGCATAATACTACAAGTTCGATGTAATGCCGACTTGTTTTTTTTACAGAAAAATAACTAATTCCAATTCaaataaattactaataaatTTTTGTATTTCAGACTTTGATCTTGCAAATGCAAATGTTTTAATAAAATTCATCCGTGGCCCAGTGAtggaaatccaccttgtccaaCCAAGCCCATTCCTAAATTCTTTTCATaattcaattctctctcttctaCAAATTAATTTTACTTTCATTCATAGTATATCATTTATTTATATCCATGTCCATATACtaatatctttttaaattttaactaaTATTAAAACATCAATTCTAGTGTTCCAAATGCATAACTTAATAATTTATCGTTTGTGTAGCACTATAGtacaatataatttatttttatttaaaattaagttTTTTATGGAAAACAGAACAAAAAAGGATTGACCAAATTTTTTAATACTTCGTGCAATATGGTGAAGTTTTGGGAAAGAACAGTTGCTGATTCTCTTTCACGCCTTTTATCGAATATTTGGCGGACGGTCCTGAACCTGCACAAAATCAGCGTCCAATATTGATCCCAGCGGCCTTTGATCGGAAAGATAGATCACTGGAATGATTTACAGTTGCATGAACTCGATATGTTGATGAGAAAAGAGATGGGCAGTCGTGTATTAGAATGGAGTAGATGGAttgtgtcacgcccgcatttcctaaggataggaagtacggtggaccgcgactaggggaggaataaagaagcggggaagaaagggggaacaagaatacttgacccgaaaacgtttaattagaggaagttcacttcaaaacaatgtactgtagcgacatttctaaagttaaagtaaacagagtttaaatgaaaacattgtatcggattacaaagcagcggaaaagaccaagagatagataatgccgggtatgacgacacgacaccatccaaaaggcaaagaaaaaaaaaacacaattttgactttaattgcccaacatccgtcatccccatcgtcgctcaacctgcacattaagaaaacaacatgcagggctgagtacttattgcactcagtggacacacgccaaaatcatagtttgtcatgccataacagtgtgaccttggggttttaagtgtaaagaaaataacccaagtacactaaaacatatttcataaattcgactgcgcagtcattttcagatattgccacccttattcccaccatcatacactatcttatccaacgggtgacaaggggcgtagccacaccccaggtcaactagaccggccaacttgctctcagatggctcccgatctcgtgtacactagcctgagggttcgcagcccaacagacccgaattcgattaaacatatgtggtaaaccacttcagataggtttcaaaacaaaacagttggcaagacaaacagttcacctccataaacatttccggaacaacgTCCGTAGTAAaaataacccacaaaatagtagggtagaaaagcccacctcgattgcttagcttttaaacagtttccttcttcaaccacaatttcctcgtaaaagatcacccttttgaaagataaataagtaTCATAATTAGAATCAGGAAAGACggggtttaaacgacaatgcatgaatcctacgtggatgacttcgacatctagcacgttacacgtacacacacttaacaacatcttataagtcaaacacacaaaaacacacgtccgaaacacaccacgcacgcacccgacacgcacacgacacacacccgAAACACTCATACTCCCGGTATACCCtcactgtgcaaacggctcacttggctcggaaaagggtCGGAaaaggctcggtgtctcggccgcctggctcggcacctcggccgaccgtctcggccgcctggctcggcacctcggccgaccgtctcggcactggctcggcacctggcgcggcacctgtctcggcatctgtcTCGGCACCTGACTCGACatctggctcggcgtctcggccgctggctcgatCACGTGCACACAAACtttcccccaaccaacgattctcaaaccttatacgacaaTCACAACACACATTCCACAacccaaaacacacccgaaaacatgAGATCAAACCTTCAAAACTccccacaacactgccctaggccgaaccccaaaactctcggccaacacacacaaaccacccGAACCAAACGCTGTTTTCCCCGAGCCATCCCCTGGCCAAACACATCCACATACCTCACACTATCGAAGCACCCAGAATCACCCCCATTGCACACAAATACATCCCCCAAAAACATACATCCATCAGAAAAGCgcagtttacttacaaaaatcattataaaatcaccagacctccaaagaagctgaaattttaacaccacacagaagacacaccaaggtttatacagttaaaatttcgtaccaaaaggagatcgtttgctcagtcaaaaagggttCGGAGCCCACTGTCGGTCACAACCAAAATCAAACTCACACCAACACATAGCCACAAGTCCTATACGGCATCTAAACAACTcaaaaacgtcctatatgcatgtgttttcgaaaTTAGCATGGgttagggtcttgggttacctttcccggagagTTCAAATAAGGGTCGAAAGCTTTCCCttctccgactccgattcaaTACGAGAGGAAGTAACACCTTGATGAATCCAAGAAaccgatgagagggagtgaatgggggaaaggtgagaaccgagagggagaaagagagaaaccTTACCGTGATGATGAGAACGATtgcgagagagaaaagagagaaaccGATGTGggggagagattggaaaggAGAGAGTGTATCGGTTAAgtgggagtggggagaggttgagaaagtagtggggagagggagagaaaccgagagagagagggagagagagagagagagatttaattgttaattaggattttattttgtttttcaattaatcataaaaactaaatatccacacacataaaataatataaatcaattaagaCTTACCACACATATCTTAaccaagatattcacaaaatcaaaccttaactaaaaagaaatcaattttttttttctcggctattacattcctcccaccttaaaagaaatttcgtcccgaaatttcctagatcactcaaacagctctggaaacttctctctcatcttatcttctaattcccatgttgcttcttcgaccccatgattcctccaccgtactttcttcgaaacaattgacttattcctcaattcttgcacccttcgatccaaaatggcctcgggcttctcctcataacttagatcgggatttaggaccatcatctcttcttggtgaactatgtgtgtggggtcgaacacgtacttcctcaattgtgacacatggaagacgttgtgcacattctcaaagcttggtggtagggccaGTCTGTAAGCTAccgcgccgactctatccaaaatctcgtacgGACCGATAAATCGaggtctcagctttcctttcacaccaaaacgagttattcccttagaagggaaaactttcagaaagaccttttctccgacctcgaattgtaaatcggtccttcgaacatccgcatatgATCTCTGTCGatcctgtgcctccttgatcctcccacggatttgtcggacaatctctatcatctcttctactgagtctggtccgagaattcttctctcacccacttcatcccaataaagtggcgatctacacttctttccatacaatgcctcgtatggagccatcttgatcgtcgcctggtaactattattgtaagcgaactcgaccaagggcaacacttcttcccaaccccagcctcgatctagcaccacggctcgcagcatatcctctaaggcttgaatcgttctctcttactgcccatcggtttgtgggtggaaggcagtactaaaattcaacttagtccccaactcgcgctgcaggctcgtccaaaatctagaagtaaatttagcatcgcgatcggatgtaattgtcgctggtactccatgcaagcgtataaccTCCCGCACATATATTTTAGCCAACTCGTTGGATCCATAAGTAGCACGAACCGGTACAAAATGAgcagatttggtgagacgatctataatcacccaaatcacagtgtttcctcgctgggattttggcagtcctgtcacaaagtccattgcaatatgttcccacttccattctggaatctcaaggtgttgcaatctcccatagggccgttggtgtagcgcctttacttgttgacatgctaggcatctctccacaaatgctgcaacatgctttttcataccgttccaccaaaattgcctcttcatgtcttgatacatcttggtgcttcctgggtgagcagcgtatggggtttcatgtgcttctctcatgatttcgatcctcaggccttcatccttaggcacacacaaccttcccttgtatgtgagaccattatccgctgcctcacgaaagtttccgggttcacccgtcctcacttctgagcgaatcttctctagtaacgtatctcgccgttgagcttccacaattctggctcttaagtcgggttccatcaccaacgtggctactattccttccacagtctcgggcattctcactacttccaaccgcatcttactgaactcttggattagactctcctcgatagtaagaaaggtggccagctgagattgagacttcctactaagagcatcggccactacgtttgcttttcccggatggtagtttataccacaatcgtagtccttcaccaactcgagccatctacgttggcgcatgtccttttgctcaaagaagtactttagactcttatggtccgtatatatctcacaacggactccatagagatgatgtctccagatcttcagtgcgtgtaccacggctgccagttctaagtcatgtgtcggatagttcagctcatggggcttcaattgtctcgatgcatatgcaatcactttccccttctgcataagcacacatccaagtcccaccttcgacgcatccgtatacaccGCATAATCAGTCCCTGactccggcacagctagaattggtgcggtggtcaatttctccttcaacaactgaaagctcgcctcacattctggtgtccaattcatcttgactccctttttcagttgttgtgtcattggccttgctatcttcgagaatccctcaatgaatcttcgataatagcctgCCAGTCCTAAGAAGCTTcgaatttcattttgtgtagaaggtgacttccattcctgtacagcttccaccttggccgggtctacacgaatcccatctgaggttactacatgtccaagaaagttcacttccttgagccaaaactcgcatttactgaacttggcatataatttctcgtcccttagagttgctaggacggttctcaagtgctctttgtgctcctccacgttcttcgagtaaacgagcacatcatcgatgaaaactagaacaaaccgatccaaatacggatggaacacgcggttcataaggtccatgaacactgccggggcgttcgtcagtccaaaaggcatcacaacgaactcataatgaccataccttgttcgaaaagccgtcttgggtacatcttctcgccgaaccctcagctgatggtacccagacctcaaatccatcttagagaagactcctgcccctcgaagttggtcaaacaagtcgtctatccttggtagtggatacttgttcttcagcgtcagtttgtttagctctcgatagtcgatgcacatcctcatcgttccatcctttttctttacaaacaacactggtgctccccatggcgacacgctaggtctaatgaatcccaattccagtagctcttgtagttgcaccttaagctcctccaactcttttggcgccatcctataaggtgctttggatattggtgccgatccgggctccagatcgatcgtgaattctacctgcctgtcgggtgggggtcccggcaaagcatcggggaagacatcgggatattcactcactatcgccacatcttctatcttcctgtctttcttctcctccccattcaaataaacaaggtacgctggacatcccttcctcatcattgtagtggcttgcagcgcggagacaatggacttgcgtcggctcattgaGAAACCGTAAAACTTCGTCGGCTCTTTTcctggggtttcaaacgaaatttccctttctctacaatgaagggtaacgtggttctccgctaaccaatccatacccaagattatgtctacgctacctatcgtcattacttgtaaattatgagccaacaaactgagttcacctattccaaagttcacacacgcacaagatcgggatatatctatagtcctgcctaccggtgaggtcacactcatagtgggttcggtcttaacagtaggtaatcctaatgtatccacacaagaagttgatataaaggaatgcgatgcacccgtatcaaacaagacaactataggcatgttGAGAAgggtgcccatacctgccaagtttccttgcccaaaggtttctttcccgtttgccggctgcttccccttcaaggcgtaggctcttgcttgcgacggcagtccttggcggcgttgtggcggttgaggtgcaggtagtgcctgggatggtggacggaagcctaactggttctgtctcgtccccgttcccatgttcttatttgggcaacttcggaagtaatggccacttccaccacagcTGAAGCatctagggtctcgacactctccggtgtggtacttgaagcatcttccacattgagggttcctcggcggaaagtttgccctcgggTGATAGGTATTCTGtttcccgccattgtagggtgggttcttcATGGGTTGTGGCCTCTTGCCACCATACTGAGTTtgatcaccatcccacctcctcttctctggatgacctgactgagcttgtaggggtgtcgcgtttgtGGTCGCCACTACTCTtggtttagggagtgcatcttccacgtccagtgcacaagtcaagatctccgagtaggagagttctcctcgacaagccaatgcggcctttatctcatctctgagcccggcccggaacttcaccgcccatttctcgtcggtgtccatcaactcgggcgcataacgtgccatctgcgcgagggctcggtcgtactcagttacagtcattcggccttggctcagcgtgtggaattctaccaccttggcccgtctgtacgtctttgggacataTTTGTTATCAATCTCcactttaaactcctcccaagatagcgcttccaggcgtgcaggattcatagtcctttgccgagtctcccaccagtaatcggcagcacctgatagttgaaaggtggcgcaagcaatgcgctccctatctgtacactccatgaccctgaaaataCGCTTGAGGTCGCGTATCCACTCCTCAGCTTTTGATGGATCTCCTTGTCCATCGAATTTAGGGGGGTTCTGCCTGGAGAACGTCACTATGAATCTTTCCtgctgaggcgggggtggaggtggtggtggaggcggtggtggaggtggtgcctcagcgttgggtccttgtcgtggttggcgtacacgtcttggcggcattctgattcaatatccaaaaagtgttactacaattctcatccaaaattaccactttctcaaaattttctcataatcttcatgtagtaagatgcaacacataggatatatatcaaaatcaaattctcattaaaagaaaggagGTCAAACGTTGTTTCCCAAGAGCAGATCgtactaaaaacaaaactaaaaagaCATCAACTATTCTatttctagactacgactcgatcatcctcatccataggcccttcctccgggtcttcgtcatcgtcctcctcggggttcccttgcggagccacctcgggttcctcctcgggatcctcttCGGTTTCCTCCTCATAGTtatcttcaaacccttgctcaccctcgtacatactcacgtacttgtcctgatacacgatcctctcttgcacatcctgtgggggctgctcctcgcgagagtctaccagtgcacaatacacggccttccgaaagccagccatgtcgcccaccatgtcatcggtaacgggctcatgccacgtgtacctcctcgccgttctttcagcccactccttccagctgtcagggagcaattctattagcttctcaatgccgtcatgctctgtcactccgaactcctgagctgccctccagagggtatcGAAGTGCGCTACGAACTCAATCAACGGtatgtgatccttcttccggcACACTCTATACtccctgagcaccctctgtgccctaagtctatcacgatcactccgtcgcggggttcggaacatacgcgccatctatagaaaaacagaaacaatcgCCTCGCATATAAAAACAGggtgcataaccgaagaagagagagatatgtgtatgcagacgtatcgctgttctaattccaagcccgctggtgttcaaaggccataagtccttatctactataggtccaagaagcactagtgaaacctctcacgtctaagttcaatcattcaaaaggccaacacgtTCACACGTAacagctcacatcaacattcacgtcatcatagcatcacacatcagccacatgctttcatataaattcaacacacaaaaacagttcataactctcataatttccaacttttcacatcactttgtacccttccacatgcatcaatatttacttaaactttccaaaaaaaaacattttcaaaacccaaaatcacaattacctccacttccatatactttccaaaaattcagaattttcattacctcatttcaggttgagtgcgatgagtcggatgttgagccaatgacacttttgaaaacttactcaaaacagaaaaagactcttggatccagagcagaaagaaaacctaggctctgataccactctgtcacgcccgcatttcctaaggataggaagtacggtggaccgcgactaggggaggaataaagaagcggggaagaaaggggggaacaagaatacttgacccgaaaacgtttaattagaggaagttcacttcaaaacaatgtactgtagcgacatttctaaagttaaagtaaacagagtttaaatgaaaacattgtatcggattacaaagcagcggaaaagaccaagagatagataatgccgggtatgacgacacgacaccatccaaaaggcaaagaaaaaaaaaacacaattttgactttaattgcccaacatccgtcatccccatcgtcgctcaacctgcacattaagaaaacaacatgcagggctgagtacttattgcactcagtggacacacgccaaaatcatagtttgtcatgccataacagtgtgaccttggggttttaagtgtaaagaaaataacccaagtacacta
It contains:
- the LOC121793127 gene encoding probable disease resistance protein RXW24L, whose product is MAEITHILLRQIRDLAYRTNDAISLYAAIKDSSRMSSNFFKDGYSVHKIGSEIKIIKSEIKIIKSEVENVREFIENFGIKSFIRGQSSAPQPTYSYDIQEDEVEKLVSLLVGDEVISLSGMGGIGKTIKNIKTELGNMIRDIGIDIFIEGQSSAPLPTYRQDFVGREEEVEKLVSLLVDDGAEPVISLWGMGGIGKTTIARKVYSHPTTKGFFDSFAWVSVSREFDKLSVLENVLMQLSPHQISSNLSLRGLTHKLLQVQETTKCMIVVDDIWSVEHWGKLQPAFDKKTKILLITRNHKVAKIGSATKVGLLSDDESWELLKRKSSVCSNIPDFQTKESRLEKMGKDMVGKCGNLPLAISLLGDILSEEKSSKEWDLAYRKVMKGHKDLIGGIHRVLLQSYLDLPYYLKPCFLYMSMYKEGELINGFDLCLMWIAQGMVSCAGNSREVDIAQEYLSELVSRSLVEVVYDDRHRDQTTRMCMLHKVVREMCLLMAEEEDFAMKVVDYEGDQAFSHLWHDSLSSTKNRHLVVNFKTQVQRESKKMMKCHKVNTITVRSLLLINDIPGRPEIEFPECGLKKFKLLKSLYISGVKFKDGKLPKSISKLIVLRSLRLRYCSFNKLPSSVSNLLYLHTLDLWNCGNVQIPNDVLSRMPRLRHLFFPTYSPSYFDEKERGILILEGLENLETLVGFNSLVHRLNSPTEMTKLQLFQGIFHDNQSLSEIIHTSCTSWKNLKCGGLQITGGCCFSSEKEEHVMLFSKLFKFQNLHMSVEIGNLFKELELESQVRISNLQSLVLSESAIMEDPMDILGKLPLLLDLSMIGGCFQGVEITCSASTFPRLERLLIRDLPHLRQWNVEQGTMPVVYKVVIDNCPCLKIVPDGFEFLHSLSYLRVCGMPALGGRVSERGEDFHKVRHVPSIVVRD